Proteins encoded together in one Oncorhynchus mykiss isolate Arlee chromosome 7, USDA_OmykA_1.1, whole genome shotgun sequence window:
- the LOC110519049 gene encoding sperm-associated antigen 17 translates to MTDDPPLQPVAKSNRSETWKASISLVVGERLEDEELTGALLLAVQQPLRRLFSVVTWDTTLEKVMEAAKVLQDAGEELPCDLLGKLLKFQLLGVKANDQQKRATEMRAAEEKGKGKVGNASPTKDKGGAKPAAKGDKGKKGAEPSAPTKDTKLKKRGEEDETNKYIDDEPDDGPQHYILVVGFQQAQLVSVLDSLGVHVSNVIKLTSQRPDRPEGSLEGSDDTPLDVDAETNIRRRQQEQFWGQLEGVLNSGSAFSKLFDVARLSHTAKEILPPQDKDSPEAMLGFGTRLFEDVACLIYDCLDWRRQHQHYLNNMRLVQVQSVPRAVARTTQDSPAETVQTTTPQTPGSKKRQAQEETTPADPEPAALSTDVDMRYYNDLLDQIPPEASSVPLILHCMLEQVVATEQDIPPLSTADSEKGVYSLEKSLADYMLSAVMSLPRSDQEKKTLRETFGAVENTQQKTEHQRPLLINCHDERALRLHHLPQVHNSVDAVKTETEMMRNTPVWNLLRSVRPLSGNRTRLARIQELTHYCTDESLSWPEVERVVRQFVFENMPLTQLEEGGLLTSAGSPQPTCLPWDDPVCFAKNYLRHINKTQGKAFHLQDESEESLSDVVDVTEMQRSRMRSLSDWHYTEHHNANVFPQILHSASQSYRCMDTFCGSLDNTLFIVCHNPMSPQRQCKELWDMALHTNVGFRKYLEHVANSISDWTEEEEVKWLALQAKREAEKLRGPTPPDSSEKGRTESAKGTKKGTVSTKHTATSPAKSPVPEEGPPDQYIREDSLKAWKIEQDRQKEEEQVKKAKKDKGGKGAERADSSKENKKTTPSTTKKSREDVTPDLAVGTPGEQRAKLQSPTDVFTGFTGYSMEGQLIQVSGQVHSLYPSDGGHIQVETIHFVQADVLFPGSTLIKVCVMKDKHHLYSHITQPNRHQEESPKDAVPMETQSPTNKSVWLGSFSAVLDSGIHLSYSHYGPTGEQGEMEAGQDSDLDMPTDSSLSPVPSTLLSSSLSREKLNSSHSAKGVQPSKETNKSSTHREEEEQTRECVGQAALSGSAPFQRLNLSTPSGLLLQFLREDTDGSTPEGQCVLVRQTFPLHCSDSREPHLTDPSLHSELSRVITGQGTVVKYMRDGSTQVLFADGSVSSSTDSGPIVSSPPEPPAKEEEVVKETPIPERKDSKDKKGKLGSKQSLGADQSQSDPEPREEQRSSDNTQGRQGICWVTTSPSGHRVATMGDQTTDPGPVLAFRATDPVSQTVVITREDKVMSVLDRDGTVIVDHADGTRITTLYQEREALSGWCQEHINPGERSSSVCHKEKVVMVERLGFATVTMFGEGRSCNVFFGDGSVVTATCDGAYQVYPSSVGLLFINQDGSCVYTSDPEHSPTLSLASWSPREQPGSYRMNHTSTSDTLCEVTDHHGNLFQVIKDGQASVEISSPLDSRVEEEEEEEEEGGLPEERELAKHPIGRKVHIPRLFMAHEDGSGTELLHSQTVEERLYEDYSDPAVALLKEPLPDLQGVLGIAVLRPSRQDVWSRWVMQKQNKDIIPTNLKSRRWDNFPSVERKTPGPLFGTTLGRGLTLREKPVSEACRPVLSCPDTLEVRQLLQYQPVSRQLRRTLETRLKEYMEQVIQRENLTEKMQLNDPRTEEEKIHAADLLKLVLSLPESEHPTIENRICPVDAATLYIQAVKTPALQTEASLSEKHTDSFSEEAQDIMRKSRIEQHRQELDQEKIYRAALRNRIIPPYFHSEKGAGFEYSEVPDMRSLSQDLPPFPNTPNSQNYLRDAPRETAAQRPLNPTPSHAAGSDALPRRPTNPTPQTAGDSSHGVSTVKQQHGGGIGPGSTQVDVAGNPRRHRVKLPASILSSKPFSVPNQQFLCVEEPVRRKVKTVSVTGGQLAPRGFELLPAEVQFGTLKEGCSYSVPVLMKNVGFHTCRFSVKQPSPGTGIRVIYTPGPVAAGMKTELQVELYAMTIGLEESAEGEVYISHHIHIKTETEIFYLPVLATILPERLYDTRTKDHTNGLQTGVSKVRLISSTHSVRRGVVLPRRPLLSSTGEIESDGLRRLI, encoded by the exons atgaTGAACCAGACGATGGTCCTCAGCACTACATCCTGGTGGTGGGCTTCCAGCAGGCTCAGCTGGTCTCTGTGCTGGACTCCCTGGGGGTCCATGTGTCCAACGTTATCAAGCTGACCTCACAGAGACCAGACCGGCCAGAGGGATCACTGGAAGGGAGTGATGACACACCCCTGGATGTGG ACGCGGAGACTAACATTAGGAGAAGACAACAGGAGCAGTTCTGGGGTCAGTTGGAAGGGGTGCTAAACAGTGGCTCAGCATTCTCCAAGCTGTTTGATGTGGCCCGCCTCAGTCACACCGCTAAAGAGATCCTGCCACCACAAGACAAGGATAGCCCAGAGGCTATG CTTGGGTTTGGGACACGTCTGTTTGAAGACGTGGCTTGTCTGATCTATGACTGTCTGGACTGGAGGAGACAGCATCAACACTACCTGAACAACATGAGACTGGTCCAGGTGCAATCTGTCCCCAGGGCTGTGGCACGCACCACCCAGGACAGCCCTGCAGAG ACGGTTCAGACCACAACGCCTCAGACACCTGGGTCCAAGAAGAGACAAGCCCAAGAGGAAACCACTCCAG CAGACCCTGAACCGGCTGCTTTGAGTACTGATGTGGACATGCGTTACTATAACGACCTGCTGGACCAGATTCCTCCTGAAGCCTCCTCTGTTCCCCTCATACTACACTGCATgctggagcag gtggtGGCCACAGAGCAGGACATCCCTCCCCTGTCTACAGCAGACTCAGAGAAGGGAGTGTACAGCCTGGAGAAGAGCCTGGCAGACTACATGCTGTCTGCTGTCATGTCTCTGCCTCGCTCAGACCAGGAGAAGAAG ACGTTGAGGGAGACGTTTGGTGCTGTGGAGAACACCCAGCAGAAGACTGAGCACCAGAGACCTCTACTGATCAACTGTCATGACGAGAGAGCCCTGAGACTGCACCACCTGCCt caGGTCCATAACAGCGTTGATGCGgtgaagacagagacagagatgatgAGAAACACTCCGGTGTGGAATCTTCTCCGCTCTGTCCGCCCCCTGAGTGGAAATAGAACCAGACTGGCCCGCATCCAGGAGCTCACACACTACTGCACCGACG AGTCTCTGAGCTGGCCGGAGGTGGAGAGAGTGGTCAGACAGTTTGTGTTTGAGAACATGCCCCTGACCCAGCTGGAGGAGGGAGGCCTACTGACCTCTGCTGGTTCCCCTCAACCTACCTGCCTGCCCTGGGACGACCCGGTCTGCTTCGCCAAGAACTACCTCAGACACATCAACAAGACACAAG GTAAAGCGTTCCACCTCCAGGATGAATCAGAGGAGAGTTTGTCTGATGTCGTAGATGTTACTGAGATGCAGAGAAGCCGGATGCGATCGCTCAGTGACTGGCACTATACTGAGCACCACAACGCCAATGTCTTTCCCCAG ATTCTCCACTCTGCCTCTCAGTCCTACCGCTGCATGGACACCTTCTGTGGTAgtctggacaacaccctgttcaTCGTCTGTCACAATCCCATGAGCCCTCAACGCCAGTGCAAGGAATTATGGGACATGGCCCTCCACACCAACGTTGGGTTCAG GAAGTACCTTGAGCACGTGGccaactctatatctgactggaccgaggaggaggaggtgaagtgGCTAGCTCTGCAGgccaagagagaggcagagaaactGAGAGGGCCCACCCCGCCTGACTCCTCAGAGAAAGGCAGGACAGAGTCGGCTAAGGGCACCAAGAAGGGCACTGTCTCAACAAAACACACTGCAA CCTCCCCAGCCAAGTCTCCTGTCCCAGAGGAAGGTCCTCCAGACCAGTACATCAGAGAAGACTCGCTCAAA GCGTGGAAGATAGAGCAGGACAGACAGAAGGAGGAGGAACAGGTGAAGAAAGCTAAGAAAGATAAAGGAGGGAAGGGGGCGGAGCGCGCCGACTCGTCCAAGGAGAACAAGAAAACAACCCCCTCGACCACGAAGAAGAGCAGGGAGGACGTGACCCCTGACCTGGCTGTGGGGACCCCTGGAGAACAGAGAGCGAAGCTGCAGTCGCCCACCGACGTCTTCACT ggattCACTGGTTACAGCATGGAGGGGCAGCTGATCCAGGTCTCAGGCCAGGTCCACTCCCTATACCCCTCTGACGGAGGCCACATCCAGGTGGAGACCATCCACTTTGTCcagg CCGATGTTCTGTTTCCAGGGTCGACGCTCATCAAGGTGTGTGTGATGAAGGACAAGCATCATTTGTACAGCCACATCACCCAGCCAAACAGACACCAGGAGGAGAGCCCAAAGGACGCGGTCCCCATGGAGACACAGAGTCCCACCAATAAGAGTGTTTGGCTGGGCTCCTTCTCAGCTGTGCTGGACAGCGGCATCCACCTCTCCTACAGTCACTACGGCCCCACAGGGGAGCAGG GTGAGATGGAGGCCGGTCAGGACTCTGATCTAGACATGCCCACAGACTCCAGTCTCTCCCCCGTCCCCtcgaccctcctctcctcctcattgtCCCGGGAGAAACTCAACTCCTCCCACAGCGCCAAGGGGGTGCAGCCGTCCAAAGAGACCAACAAGTCttcaacacacagagaggaagaggagcag ACCAGAGAGTGTGTGGGTCAGGCTGCGTTATCTGGCAGCGCTCCGTTCCAGAGACTAAACCTCTCCACCCCCAGTGGTCTGCTGCTGCAGTTCCTCAGGGAGGATACAgacg GCAGTACTCCAGAGGGTCAGTGTGTGTTGGTGAGACAGACTTTCCCCCTACACTGCAGTGACAGTAGGGAGCCTCACCTCACAGACCCATCGTTACACAGTGAGTTGTCTAGGGTCATCACTGGTCAGGGCACCGTGGTCAAGTACATGAGAGACGGATCAACACAG GTGCTGTTTGCAGACGGTTCAGTCAGTAGCAGTACAGACTCAGGACCcatcgtctcctctcctcctgaaccCCCTGCGAAGGAGGAAGAGGTAGTGAAGGAGACTCCGATACCGGAGAGAAAAGACAGCAAGGACAAGAAGG GTAAACTGGGTTCCAAGCAGAGCCTGGGGGCTGACCAGAGTCAGAGTGACCcagagcccagggaggagcagaGGTCGTCAGACAACACCCAGGGCAGACAGGGGATCTGTTGGGTCACCACCAGCCCCTCCGGACACAGAGTAGCCACCATGGGGGACCAGACCACAGACCCTGGCCCGGTCCTGGCCTTCAGAGCCACAGACCCTGTCAGCCAAACT GTTGTTATCACCCGGGAGGACAAGGTGATGTCTGTGCTGGACAGAGACGGGACGGTGATCGTCGACCATGCAGACGGAACCAGGATCACTACCCtgtaccaggagagagaggctctcAGTGGGTGGTGCCAGGAACACATTAACCCAG GGGAGAGGTCCAGCAGTGTGTGTCATAAGGAGAAGGTGGTGATGGTGGAGCGCCTGGGGTTTGCCACGGTAACCATGTTCGGCGAGGGCAGGTCCTGCAACGTGTTCTTTGGAGACGGGAGCGTCGTCACCGCCACCTGCGACGGAGCGTACCAA GTGTACCCGTCCAGTGTAGGTCTGCTGTTCATCAACCAGGACGGTAGTTGTGTGTACACGTCAGACCCTGAACACAGCCCAACCCTGAGTCTGGCCAGCTGGAGTCCCAGAGAGCAGCCAGGCAGCTACAGGATGAACCACACCTCCACCTCAGACACACTGTGTGAGGTCACAGACCACCACGGGAACCTCTTCCAG GTGATAAAGGATGGCCAGGCATCAGTGGAGATCTCTAGCCCTCTGGACagcagagtggaggaggaggaggaggaggaggaggagggaggactgCCAGAAGAGAGAGAGCTGGCCAAGCATCCTATTGGACGTAAAGTCCACATTCCCAG GTTGTTCATGGCCCATGAGGACGGTTCAGGCACAGAGCTGCTGCActctcagacagtagaggaacgTTTGTATGAGGACTACTCTGACCCTGCTGTCGCCCTGCTTAAAGAACCCCTCCCAGACCTACAGG gtgtgctGGGTATAGCGGTGCTGAGACCCTCTCGTCAGGACGTGTGGTCCAGATGGGTCATGCAGAAACAAAACAAGGACATCATCCCCACCAACCTCAAGTCCCGTCGCTGGGACAACTTCCCCTCAGTAGAG AGGAAGACTCCAGGTCCTCTGTTCGGGACCACCTTGGGCCGGGGTCTGACCCTGAGAGAGAAGCCTGTTTCTGAGGCCTGCAGGCCCGTGCTGAGCTGTCCGGATACCCTGGAGGTCCGACAGCTGCTCCAGTACCAGCCAGTCAGCAGACAGCTCCGCAGGACTCTGGAGACTCGCCTCAAG GAGTACATGGAGCAGGTTATCCAGAGAGAGAACCTGACAGAGAAGATGCAGCTGAATGACCCTCGTACTGAGGAGGAGAAGATCCACGCTGCTGACCTGCTCAAACTGGTCCTG TCACTTCCAGAGTCAGAGCACCCCACTATAGAGAACAGAATCTGCCCCG TGGATGCAGCCACCCTGTACATCCAGGCAGTGAAGACTCCAGCCCTGCAGACTGAGGCCTCGCtctcagagaaacacacagacag CTTCAGCGAAGAGGCACAGGATATTATGCGGAAGAGCAGGATAGAGCAACACAG ACAGGAGCTGGACCAGGAGAAGATTTACAGAGCGGCTCTAAGGAACAGAATCATTCCTCCTTATTTCCACTCAGAGAAAGGAGCAGGTTTCGAGTACTCGGAG GTCCCTGATATGAGATCTCTGTCTCAGGACCTTCCTCCATTCCCCAACACTCCCAACTCCCAGAACTACCTCAGAGATGCCCCTcgggagacag CAGCCCAGCGACCTTTGAACCCCACGCCCTCTCACGCAGCAGGAAGTGATGCGCTGCCTAGGAGACCCACCAACCCCACCCCTCAAACTGCAG GGGACAGCTCTCATGGTGTCTCTACAGTGAAGCAGCAGCATGGTGGTGGGATTGGGCCTGGCAGTACCCAGGTGGACGTGGCAGGGAACCCACGCAGACACAGAGTCAAGCTGCCAGCCTCCATCCTCAGCTCCAAACCCTTCAGCGTGCCCAACcagcag TTCCTGTGTGTAGAGGAGCCGGTGAGGAGGAAGGTGAAGACTGTGTCTGTGACGGGGGGGCAGCTCGCCCCACGGGGGTTTGAGCTCCTCCCAGCAGAGGTCCAGTTTGGGACCCTAAAGGAGGGCTGCAGCTACAGCGTCCCTGTGCTCATGAAGAACGTGGGCTTCCACACCTGCAG GTTCAGTGTGAAACAGCCGTCCCCTGGTACTGGAATCAGAGTCATCTACACCCCTGGACCT GTGGCTGCTGGGATGAAGACTGAGCTTCAGGTGGAGCTGTATGCCATGACTATAGGTCTGGAGGAGTCTGCAGAGGGAGAGGTCTACATCTCACACCACATCCACATCAAGACTGAGACTGAGATCTTCTACCTGCCCGTCTTAGCTA CCATCCTCCCCGAGCGTCTGTATGACACCAGGACCAAGGATCATACCAACGGGCTCCAGACAGGGGTATCCAAGGTACGCCTCATCTCCTCCACCCACTCAGTCAGACGTGGAGTGGTCCTCCCTCGCAGACCTCTTCTCTCCAGCACCG GTGAAATTGAATCAGACGGATTGAGACGACTTATATAA